From the Plasmodium cynomolgi strain B DNA, scaffold: 1179, whole genome shotgun sequence genome, the window CCAATACTTCAGATATATACAAAGCtgttctatatttttttcattatctaTATTCTTAAATTTACTaaaattcccattttttatgtttttaacatttctgatatattttttgtaaagatTACGAaggttattattatttaaggAATCAGGAATATTAATACCTTTACATTCATCATCATCACTGTTACAGCTTTTATTAAAttcaatataaaaattaaataattctttttttcttaaattataGTCCtatgtataattaattaGAAGAATTACAAACGTACATTCAAGAGtatgttttcatttaaaatgcatttttccttttatgtatgttcctataaatatatagtgttctataaataattgttataataaaaattaaaagtaccttt encodes:
- a CDS encoding hypothetical protein (putative) → MDKVGPETTTELFIKDYNLRKKELFNFYIEFNKSCNSDDDECKGINIPDSLNNNNLRNLYKKYIRNVKNIKNGNFSKFKNIDNEKNIEQLCIYLKYWIYDLISNHVTKDRDISTFFDACNSEINSLFSDKNFLVNSMK